Proteins from a single region of Lachnospiraceae bacterium:
- a CDS encoding glycosyltransferase, which yields MRKILIIGNADSIWVKNYIEHILMSDDYEVYLTTTSLKTRFDIFYQQRHVFLVPLQRRASLLDKIPKLNGIANILTRVKSLKKYGFFDVIHVHYVTRAALLLAKLLKQSNTRIVVSYWGSDLLRKGARELKKESKFFSEISCFTLSSDAMYEKFIKVYSHKYSERINKVRFGVSGFLSIMHVKETLSIEDCKKSIGADPQKVLIAIGYNKAQGQQHDKVLSQIQTLDKSLQERIELVLQCGYGECSEEYWERLQQIISTLSCKTIILTNYMSDIDVAKLRYAVDIYINAQITDAFSATMQEYLFSGAMVLNPIWLSYPEISEFGLSCVEYKDISEIPEVVAKIISAGVYRQLENAAIYQYSSWENLKKGWEKSYFFPIV from the coding sequence ATGAGAAAAATATTGATTATTGGAAATGCAGATTCTATATGGGTTAAGAACTATATTGAGCATATTTTGATGTCAGACGATTATGAGGTATATTTAACAACAACTTCTCTCAAAACAAGGTTTGATATTTTTTATCAGCAACGGCATGTTTTTTTGGTACCGCTACAACGTCGTGCTTCTTTGCTTGATAAAATACCAAAATTAAATGGAATTGCAAATATTTTAACAAGGGTAAAATCATTGAAAAAGTATGGCTTTTTTGATGTAATCCATGTACATTATGTAACAAGAGCAGCGTTGTTGTTGGCAAAATTGTTAAAACAAAGTAATACTCGTATTGTTGTATCATATTGGGGGAGCGATTTGCTGCGTAAAGGAGCTCGTGAGCTTAAGAAGGAAAGTAAATTTTTTTCAGAGATATCATGCTTTACACTATCCTCGGATGCAATGTATGAAAAGTTTATAAAGGTATATAGTCATAAATACTCGGAGCGGATCAACAAGGTACGATTTGGTGTGTCCGGATTTTTATCGATAATGCATGTCAAAGAAACCTTATCGATAGAAGACTGTAAAAAGTCGATAGGAGCTGACCCCCAAAAAGTGCTTATTGCAATCGGCTATAATAAGGCTCAGGGACAGCAGCATGACAAAGTGCTGAGTCAGATACAGACATTGGATAAAAGCTTGCAGGAACGTATTGAGCTTGTCCTGCAGTGTGGATATGGTGAATGCAGCGAAGAGTACTGGGAACGGTTGCAACAGATTATAAGTACTCTTTCCTGCAAAACAATTATTTTAACCAATTATATGAGTGATATAGATGTTGCTAAGCTTAGATATGCGGTTGATATTTATATTAACGCACAGATAACAGATGCCTTTTCTGCCACAATGCAAGAATACTTGTTCTCAGGAGCAATGGTTCTTAATCCTATATGGCTTTCATATCCGGAAATATCAGAGTTTGGCCTTTCTTGTGTTGAGTATAAAGATATTTCTGAAATACCAGAAGTAGTTGCGAAAATTATTTCAGCCGGAGTGTATCGACAATTAGAAAATGCAGCTATTTATCAGTATTCTTCATGGGAAAATTTAAAAAAAGGATGGGAAAAGAGCTATTTCTTTCCTATAGTTTAA
- a CDS encoding acetyltransferase, producing the protein MREIVLFGAGGHARVVADIVKSNNEEVKGFLCNEAPPSASLHILGNDCAAELKYADKQFIICVGNNRIRKNIALAHKRLTYATAIHPSAVVAEDAVIGKGTVVMAGAIINPGVIIGEHCIINSGAIIEHDCWIGDYAHVSPRAVLGGTVRIGENVHIGIGATVKNNITICKDVVVGAGAVVVKDICEEGIYVGIPARKVISQK; encoded by the coding sequence ATGCGAGAAATAGTATTGTTTGGAGCAGGCGGTCATGCAAGAGTTGTTGCCGATATTGTTAAAAGTAATAATGAAGAGGTTAAAGGGTTTCTTTGTAATGAGGCCCCTCCCTCTGCAAGCCTTCATATTCTGGGAAATGATTGCGCTGCCGAATTAAAGTATGCAGATAAACAGTTTATTATTTGCGTCGGTAATAATAGGATTAGAAAGAATATTGCATTAGCTCATAAACGGTTGACCTATGCAACAGCTATTCATCCTTCTGCAGTGGTAGCGGAAGATGCAGTTATTGGTAAGGGAACCGTAGTTATGGCAGGAGCAATAATTAATCCGGGTGTTATTATCGGCGAGCATTGCATTATCAATAGCGGGGCAATTATTGAACACGATTGCTGGATAGGTGACTATGCTCATGTCTCGCCTCGTGCTGTACTTGGCGGGACAGTAAGGATTGGTGAAAATGTACATATTGGAATTGGCGCCACTGTAAAGAATAATATTACAATATGTAAGGACGTTGTGGTTGGTGCTGGTGCTGTTGTTGTAAAAGATATTTGTGAAGAAGGAATATACGTCGGAATACCCGCACGCAAGGTAATATCACAGAAGTAA